ATTTAGGATTAtataaaacatgaaatattgGGGTTTCCCTCAGAATGAGCCATTCAGCTTTTCTCCACTCTCATTGcctatttaatattttattattagcGCCTCTGTGTTTTAACTCCTAATTTATGATTATGCTCAAACGTTGGAAATTTTAATCAGGACAGAAAGAATTCCCCGCTGCATCATGTCCAGAGCTGCTTTAACCCCGACCCAGGCTtcttctttctgtattttattttttttcccctgctaaGACAAAACATTACCAACATCTTGTAGTGGTTCACAAGACGaaagcagcagcccccagcagtgcccagctgctgtgtggggctgctcaggctgaGAACAATGGACTCAACAACGTCCAGAGGGCCGTGGAAGTCCATAGGCACTCGCTGGGAAAGGAactggtggtgtttgcaggatGTGTGTCCCAGGGTGAGCTGTTGGGACACGGAAGGAGTGACAGGAACGATGGATTTGCACGCGCTGCTTCAGTTTGCTCCTTGTTCCCAAGGGCTCTGTCCTTTGTGGGTCAGTGCCAAGTCACCAGGGACCAATTCTCCGTGGAACAGGATGAGTGCCCAGAAGAGAACCTCATCCCAagcctgccacagctccagggaaaaAGGGTATGTTTGAATTGTGGGCGTGTTTGAGGTCACTCgtgaagagaagagagaaaaaaacatacacaaaaaaccaaccaaggGCTGTGCTATCCCAGTTTTCCCTTCTGGAAACACCTTCCTTTCCTCGTGTTAaattttcctgttcattttaGGTCAATGTTTAAATGTACGACACTTTGAACATGTGATTTGGTTCCAAGAAGTATTTGTGTGACTGAAGAGGTCGCTCAGCGGTTGGCGCGTGCTCGGCGGCGGCTCTGGGGGCGGAGGGGTCggagcagccccagaggagctcaggacaggctgcagggtgtcgtggcagggagcacagcctgagccACGGCTGGGTCTGCCCAGGACCCTGAACACGCAATTCTGAGCATTGAGGTTGGGCAGCAGAGCTTCTCTGTGACCCTGTGTCCCATCGTGTCCCATCGGGCCCCTTGTGTGACAGAGGGGACCCTGAGGCACCAGGCTGTGTCAGTCCAGCATCCCTGGGGTCCCAGAGCGCCCATTTGTGGGCACGGGTGAGGGTTGAGGGAGATGGAGCTGCCAACCCCCCCCACATCCCCTCAGCTTTTACCCTGAGCGTGCCCAGAGCCCACCCAGACACCACAGAGCCACACTGGGTGCAGTTTGAGCTGAACATCTCCTCTGGCAGAGTCACTGGTGCTTTGTGCTTAATTAACAGTAGCTTTGGTATTAATTGCCTCCTCACTGCCCGGTCTCGCTGCAAGCCAAACGCTTTGCTCTTATTTTAACACAAATCTAGTTCAAGAAATAATTCCAGGCTGGCTGTTCTGAAGTGGgtgtcccctctctctctcatcAGTGATGATGATTTCTTCTGATCACTGACAGGGTGGCTGCTTCCATGTAGTTTTGAGATAAAACAAGGCACGAGCAGTTAAACAAAACCTTGGCAGGTTTTTACTGGGCAGCTGTGTCAGTGGACCTTCCCCTCACTTGCATAAGctgaactttattttttaaagtttccaTTGATATTTTGATTTAGAATCTCatttctaaaaggaaaatagGTCCGAATGGATTTTGATTCCTGTTTTGTTGTGCCTCTGCTTGGCAGACGGTTGGGTTCCTTTTGCAGGGCCGttgtgggagagcagagggagcacagACATGGATCTGAgtgaggggagcaggagagaggagagggaattGCTTGGCCTGCTCCGAGCTGCAGGTGGAAGGCAAGAACAGGGAATTCTGGTCACTGGTCACTGCTCATTAGTGCAAAATGGAATTTTatggttttgggggggtttgtgTTCAGGGGGCTCGGGGCAGCTCCGTTCTATAGAAGCTAAAAGCAGACAGCAGTGGGATGCTGTGTTTGTTCAGGGGCTTTGCTTTAATTTGGGCTGGTTTAGCCTGTTGGGGCAGCCTGTGAGCACTTGGTgttcctgctcagcccagctgtgccagctgtggtgCCACAGCACCGAGGGTCAGCGTTGGAAATGGGGTAAACGTGTTAGAAACAAGGAGAAATGCAGCAGGGGGTGAACTCCTGCCAAAGGGAACTTGGGAGGTCACACAGGAGGAGAGGCTTTTCCTCTCCCAGTCTGTATAGGGATGTAAATATGCACTGCCTGTATATTCTAggatatatatatgtatatagagGAGTCagattattatatataaatagtAGACACAGCATTAGAATACtgttatatttacatttttataaacatgAAACAATACTCCTTTTCCTCGGTAGGAGGTTTTTGTAGTAACTCATGAGTAGCTGTCTCTCAGTCCTAGACGTGTGTCCTGTTGGTGACATGGATCCAGAACTTGCCCTGCTTGGGAACCTCGCTGGGATCTGTGCCTTGCAAGCAGCTGTGGCCACTTTTGGGGTTTTACATCTTTTAGTTCATACTTGCAGGTGTGGTTTGGGATAGAGCTGACAGCCAGGCTGAGGCTAGGCTTCCCCTCAGAGCCGTTTCCATGcccagggtggcagcagctgtgcaggcaggggttggtggtgctgggctgacAGCAGCCCACATGTGGGATGTTATTGTTAGCAGAAGGTCCCTGCTTCTGCTGGGTAGGAGGGGAAGCTCCTCTGCCATTTCTCTTTATTCCCATGAGGGCAGCAGTCtgtaaactgattttttaaactGATTCATTAGTGCAACAATCAAAATCTAGAGAATTCCTTGAAAGCCAGTGAAGCTCCCTTTGAATTCTGTCTGTGAGGAACCTGCCACCACTCGTGCTGATTTCTTTCTTGCAGGTTGTGTGAGGAATTAAACCctaagaatcatagaatatcctgagctggaaaggacccacagggatcatccagtccaaccccagccctgcacagacacctgAATAATCCCACCCTGGGAATCCCTGgcagcattgtccaaactctcctggagctctggcaccctcagggctgtgcccattccctgggcagtgccagcaccctctgggggaagaagctttccctgaaatccaacctaaacctgccctggcacagctccagcctttAAATCAGGTCATACATTCAATAATGTGTATTGTGTCCAACATGACTTTCAGTTCCAAATCTGTGTTCCACTGGAATTTGTCCTGAGTGGATCAGTGTTATCCTGGTACAGGCCCCTTAAATCACCCCCACCAGTGTCCTCCTTTGTTCTCTTGGAGTTTGCAGAGCTGAACTCTGCTTTTTGCAGGGGTGTGTCATTTTTGCTGTTCCGCGTTACATTAAATTGCCCGGTGACATTGACTGTGtaggggcagggcagggatgccaggGATTCCCTGCTCACTGACCCCTGTTCAGGTTCCAGCAGCCCTCTGTGACATTGCAGCTCCAGGCCTGGGATGAGGGAGGGCTCCTGTGTTCCCTGACAGGGAAATGGCcttggctttgttttggccctggagctgccccttgGGATAACGTGTCCAGGGGGAGGTTCCTGTTGGGAAGTGGCTCTCTGGGTCTTGCAGAGCTGGGATCCCATTCCAGGACCCTTAACAGCCTGTAGCATTCCTGGAGCTTTTTTATTCTGGGTAAAAGGAGGAAATTTGAATTATTTCCACCTGAGCTGATGCTGAGTTAAGCTCCAACCCCTTCAGAGCAGAGcttctgtctctgtccctgcacctcgggtgggctctgccctgcctgcccgATGTTCTGGGTGCACCCTCGACCGCTGAGCTGCCTCTTGTGTGTCCTGCAGTGTGAAAGTAGCACCAGATATCCTTCGTGCAGTCTGTGTATATGGCTTTCGTAGGTGGGTTTCCAAGCACTGATTCCTGGTGTTTTCAGTTTGTCTATGAGGGGATATTTTATTTGCATCTATGTTTTTAGCTCTCCTGTGATAACTTgttgaatattaaaaaaaaaaaaatattttgcttctaTTGGGACATTTGTATACTTGCAACTATATTTCTGTAAACAGCTGCAGTCGAGAATAAACaatgaaaagttttcattttacaCTGTAAAGTCTTGTGGCGGTTTTACCACGGGCATGTCCAGAGGGTGCTGCAGGAAGAGGTCCCTGGGAAGAATCACACTGACTCGGTGGTGTGGGACCCCAGTAACCCTGGGGGGAGGCAGAGGCTGCCCCAGGAGTCCAAAGCCAAGATGCTGGAAGTCACCATGGCCGCACCAGGATGTGTGGGTGCTTACCCAATGCCCTTTATCTGCAGCTTTGGCACACTCAgagtgccctggggctggggaggcccAGGTGTGTTCccccttcctgctccctcccactCTGCAGCCTGTGACCTCCCCAGCACCAGGGGCCACAGCTGCTATCAGATGTTTCCTTACTTGGAACAGTTTCAGCAGGGTTAAGGGGAAattgcagcaggagctgggcccaAGAGTCAGCTGTGAAAGATTTCAGCAGATTTATCCACAAAGCTTTACCCCTGAGTCGCCCCCTTCACCCCAATGCCAGGGTGGGACAcaaccccctgccctgggctttTGTCCTTCTGGAGCTCATTATCCCATGGGACAAACGATCCCAAGAAATCCTCCCTCCCTCGTTCCTCGAGGCTCAGAGAAAGGCTCCCCCTGGCACAGGACGCCACAGAACTGGGACTGAGTCACAGGGCTTTGGGGTTTGGTGTTTATTGGGtgacacagcccctgcccaggcgTGCCCAGAGAAGCCAACCCACCCTCGCccgtgccagggcctccccaaAGCCCATCACCGCAGTCACGGTGGCTCTCCGGGCACCGCGCAGTGGGGACAGGATGGCCCGGCCCGTGCCCAGGTGCTGGCAGAGGCCTCGCCCCGGCTGAGCccccagcacacctgggcaggtgggTCCTGCGGGCGGGGCCCGTCCCGCCCTCACCTCCTCTTGACGAACTTCTTGGTGACGGCGTTGGGGttgaggcggcggcggccggcgcCCAGCGCGGCGTCGCGCAGCTGCAGGTGCGCGGCCCGGCTGTGCACGTCGTTCTCGGCGAACGGGGACGCCCCGGCCAGGTAGTCGGGGTCGAACACGTTGGTTTTCTGCCGGGCCTTGCGCGACAGGCGCTGCTGCGGGAAGCGCTGGTCCTCCACCAGGTGCGGGTTGTTGGCGTGCTTGCCGCCCTGCGGCGCCGGCAGCGGGTACTGcggggagaagggagaagggatCAGCCCCCAGATGCCCGGTGAGCACAGCCCCCTgggcagctgagcagggaagCCTGAAAGCCCTGGGGTCCAAGCGCAACAGTATCTGGGCAATGTTGCCAGTTTGCCTTAATTCCCTCCAACCTGCCAACCGCAGGCTGGGCTCTCATCCCTCGGATCCCAATGGAAGCATTTCTTCCCAGAAAGGGTTGTTAAAGGTGGGAAGGTGCTGcgcagggaggtggtggagtccccatcgTGGGAGGTTTGCAAGGAAttgactggacatggcactccgtgctctgggctggctgacAACGTGAGGATTGctcacaggttggactcgatgacctTGATGGTCTTTTCCCACCTCAGTGGGTCTGGGATTCTGTCCAGGTACTCACCCTGAGCCCTCGGGGGTTCAGCACCTTGGGGTTGCGGGAGAAGTGCATGTGGAGACTCCCGTCCTCGCTGACACTCACTGCCACCTTCTTGAGGGTCTTGTTACCACAGTGGGGGCAGAACACCTTGGTCATGTCCGAGGTGGTCCTGCGAGGGTGGGACGGGGGTTCAGAGCTCCTGGGGCCGTGGGACACGGGCTCAGCccgggctcagccccagccccagcacctgaAGCAGCCGTGGCAGCGCAGGATGTAGCTGCGGGCCCGGCGGATCAGCATCCCGTTCACGGCCAGCACGTGGAgacccatctgcagcagcacgTTCTGcaagagcagggacacagcggGACCCTGGGACCTGCCAGCCGGGGCACTCAGAGCCCCGCAGGCTTTGGAAGGCCTCTGGCACTGAGaccctgctgctctgacacacagagctgtcccagagcCTGAGCccggctgcagcccagcacccaCCTGCATGGCAAAGTCCGTGGTGACACAGCCCACCTGGACACCCACGGGAGCAGTGTCAAAGTGCCCCATGTCCTGCTGGGCCTCCTTCAGGTTGCTGGGAGTTATCCAgccttcatcatcatcatcgctctcttcatcctcctcctcctcctcaccgGCGCTGGCCCCGTCTGCAGAGCTGCGGTGCTGCTCAGGGGGCTCGGGGCTGCTGGTGATGGCCTGGGCCGGGGGGCAGGAGAGGATCAGGGTGGCACCGAGGGGTCGGGAAAGGCAGAGcgagggcagggaggagcctCCAGAGGATTCTCACCAGCAGCTCCCGCAGCTCCTCCTCGATGCTGGGCAGGGGCGGCCGCCAATACAGGAAGGATCCGAACTCATCGCTctccgccggggccgggctggaaCTGGGCTGGTGCGGGCCCTTCCCCGCGGGCTTGTGCTGGGGGCACGGCACGGGCAGCGCTCAGCAAGGGATTGGCACGGGCACCCTCAGccgtggcagggcaggggcagccctcAGAGCCGGGGCACGGCACGGGCACcctcagctgggacagggcaccggcagccctcagcccctcagccGGGGCCCCGCGGGCcgcagccccctcccctcccgccGTGCCTTACCTTGGCGGGCAGGTGGAAGCCGGCGAGGTGCAGGGGGGCCTCGGGGTGCCGCGGGGTGGAGCTGAGCCGCACCTGGGGGGCAGCACGGGCCGTCGGCGGGGCCGCTGGAACCGGGACCCGTGCCGGGCCGCTGGAACCGGGACCCCGCGCCCATCCTACCTTGTCCTGCGGCTCCCAGCGGACGCAGCCGGGGCCGTCGATCTCGGCCTGGAGCTGGCACGTGAGGGCGAGCACCTGCAGGTCGGCGGCCGAGAGGCTCGGGTAGTCCCCGGTCTTCTTGGAGAACTCGGTCACTGCGGGGGAGCAGCGGCGCGgtcgggccgggccgggccgggccggggtggGGGAGCCGGGCGGGGCCGCTCCGGCGGGGGAAGAGGCCGGtggcggggccggcccggcaCTCACCGAGGCGCAGCAGCTCGGGGCGCGGGCGGCGGACCCGCAGCTCGCAGGGCAGCGCGGCGAGGCGGCGGCGCGTGGGCCGGTCCCGGATCTCGGCCAGCACCTCGGGCACGGTGTACAGCGCGTCTGCGATGTCCTGTGGGCAGCGCCGTCACGCCGGCCCGTAAGCCTTTGACCCATCCCCCCCGTCCCTCCGGTGTCTCCCCGGTGTTCCCCCGGTACCTGTAGCGGGGCCGCGCTCAGGAACGCGCCCGTGTCGGCCACGACGTGCGGAACACGCGCCATGTCTGCGTGCCCCATGGCCCACCCCGGCCGCCGTCGAAGCGCCGCGGGAAGCACACCGGGAGTTGTGGTCCGGGCGCGGGGCACGCCGGGAGTTGTAGTTCAGCCGGGGCACGCCGGGAGCGGCGCCGTGCCCCGGGAGCGCTTCCGGCCGGCGCGATCACGTGACGGGCCGGGGTCACATGACGGCGGGAGCTGGAGCCGGGGAGCGGGAGCGGAGCGGCCGCCGGTAACGGGacgggccgggctgggctgggctcggcTCGGCGTCGTTTCCTGGCCCAGCCCGGGTGCTCCCGTCCGCCCGCCGGACACGGCCTGGTGGGGCGCTCCGGCCGCCGGCGCCGCTCAGCCGGTGCCGGTAGAGGCCCGGGACGGCGGTGCCGGGGTGGGCCCTTGGCCGCCCCTTCCTGTGCGCGGTGCCCGCAGCGGCCGGGCCGGGTCTgtgcggggctgcggggccggaccggccgggcccggggcgggtTCGGTGCTCGCTGCCggggcggcggccccgccggTGTTCcggggggccgggccgggccgtcGGAAACGGGAAGcgggggaggaagggaggccTCGGCCTGGCCAAGGGGGTCGCGGCCCGGTCACGGCCCCGccgggctgagggctgtgggtgTGCGGGCGGTGAAGCTGTGCCCGGGGAGCGGCACCGAGCACCGAGGGGTTCCGGGGGCCCGAGGCGTTTGTTGGCGTGACCGGGGGTGTCAGATGAGTGACAGAGAAATGGTGTGGAGTCGGGAAAAGAGGGAACGGGGAAGGAAGAGAGTCGGGATGTGAAGGAGGAAGGATGGAAACAGCCCAGCCGGGACAGGGCACGGactggcacaggaggggcaCGGCCCCGGTGGAATCCCGGTGGGGTGGGGACCTGAGGAGCAGGGGTACCCGATGGCCTCGGGGAGGCCGGGGTGACCCGTGGGGTGGCAGCGAGCGTGTGACAGCGAGCGTGTGGCAGTGAGTGTGACACAGTGAGTGTGACAGCGAGCGTGTGGCAGTGAGTGTGACACCGAGCGAGCCCTCGGGGTGAGGGCAGCAGGCTGGCCTGTGCCccggagccctggctgctgcggGATGGAGCCAGGACGGTGCtcgggcagtgcccagcaggcagagctggggctgtgggggcacaggcaggccctgggtgccaggcaggtttgctgggctggcacagagagcagagaccCTGGCAGAGGGGATTTCACAGGGAATGTGCCGTGGGATGGAGCTCGGTATGGTGCAAGGAGGATGCGGGAGAGGGCAGGGGGGAGGCTCCTTcgcagggacaggggctggagctgctgctctgtttttgtGCTTCccctggctggggaggggggctggcagtgccctggccaGGCAGTTCTGGGCCGGGCTGTGAGCTTGGCCCCcgtgctctgcagctcctgggaacggcaggaggaggctggggcaggCCCAGGGTGTCTCGTGCTCCTGTGGGATGTGTGACctcatccctctgctctgcGGCTGCTGCTTTGGGCACCGGCCCTGGCCATGTGTCCTGCCACCCTCCCTGGTGTCACAGAGTGTCCTCATCCAGGGGGTGACACAGTGGCCTTGGAGGCCTTTCCCAGCCTCAGTGATCCCATGGGATCTGGTACCATAGTGAAACCAGGGCTGCCCTTGAGGCCTGTGGTGCCCATGCTGTGACCAGAGCTCCCTGTGTGCAGCCACTGCCACGTCCTTGATGTGTGGTGAgcctgtgtcccccagggcaAGGCTTTGGTGGCTGCCCTgtcccccagcagccctggcctgtGGGTCAGGGGCTCAGGTGCCCATGGGGTGTGTCTGGaggtggcagtgcccagctcagcccgTGGTGCTGCCGTGCAGGGGTTGCACTCCCAGGGACACAGCGCTGCCTTTGGTGCAGGGGGTTCATCAGGAGagggagcccagccctggcagggacacggGGCTGTGTCTGGGCTCCCCGGGTCCCTGGCAGCGGGGCTGAGCTGTCTCCTGTCTCTGCTTGCAGCTGGGGGTGATGCCATGGccgctgccagctccagcagggccagggccgGGCCGCCCTGCGAGAAGTCCCCGCTGTCCGTGAaaggtgggtgctgctgccgcGCTGGGACTGCCCTGCCGGggatgtgtgtgctgtgcctgcgCCCCGGatctgtgtgctctgcctgcGCCCCGGGGATGtgtgtgctctgcctgcaccccggggatgtgtgtgctgtgcctgcaccccggggatgtgtgtgctgtgcctgcgCCCCGGatctgtgtgctctgcctgcaccccggggatgtgtgtgctgtgcctgcacccCGGGGAtctgtgtgctgtgcctgcaccccggatctgtgtgctctgcctgtACCCCGGGGATGtgtgtgctctgcctgcaccccggggatgtgtgtgctgtgcctgcacccCGGGGATGTGTGTGCTCTGCCTGTACCCC
This portion of the Ammospiza nelsoni isolate bAmmNel1 chromosome 13, bAmmNel1.pri, whole genome shotgun sequence genome encodes:
- the NOB1 gene encoding RNA-binding protein NOB1, with the protein product MGHADMARVPHVVADTGAFLSAAPLQDIADALYTVPEVLAEIRDRPTRRRLAALPCELRVRRPRPELLRLVTEFSKKTGDYPSLSAADLQVLALTCQLQAEIDGPGCVRWEPQDKVRLSSTPRHPEAPLHLAGFHLPAKHKPAGKGPHQPSSSPAPAESDEFGSFLYWRPPLPSIEEELRELLAITSSPEPPEQHRSSADGASAGEEEEEDEESDDDDEGWITPSNLKEAQQDMGHFDTAPVGVQVGCVTTDFAMQNVLLQMGLHVLAVNGMLIRRARSYILRCHGCFRTTSDMTKVFCPHCGNKTLKKVAVSVSEDGSLHMHFSRNPKVLNPRGLRYPLPAPQGGKHANNPHLVEDQRFPQQRLSRKARQKTNVFDPDYLAGASPFAENDVHSRAAHLQLRDAALGAGRRRLNPNAVTKKFVKRR